A portion of the Bulleidia sp. zg-1006 genome contains these proteins:
- a CDS encoding TfoX/Sxy family protein has protein sequence MASSKEYLDFILEQLSELEEITYRSMMGEYIVYYRGKIVGGIYDDRFLVKPVKSAIAYMPNAKYELPYDGAKEMLLVDDVDNKEFLTGLFNSMYDELPAPKPKKKK, from the coding sequence ATGGCTTCAAGTAAAGAATATTTAGATTTCATTTTAGAACAACTATCCGAGTTGGAAGAAATAACATATAGATCAATGATGGGCGAATATATTGTTTATTATCGTGGGAAAATTGTTGGTGGAATTTATGATGATAGGTTTTTAGTGAAGCCTGTTAAATCTGCAATAGCATATATGCCAAATGCAAAGTATGAGTTGCCATATGATGGAGCAAAGGAAATGCTATTGGTAGATGATGTTGACAACAAAGAATTTTTAACCGGCTTATTCAATTCAATGTATGATGAGTTACCTGCACCAAAACCAAAGAAAAAGAAATAA
- the gatB gene encoding Asp-tRNA(Asn)/Glu-tRNA(Gln) amidotransferase subunit GatB, with protein MVYDVTIGIEIHVQLKTNTKMFSGAPTSFGRKANTCVNEIDLGHPGTLPEVNQEAVHKAIQACTAFHLTIDPLVKFDRKNYYYSDLPKGYQITQQFHPIGRDGYVEIESDGQTKKIRIERIHMEEDTAKQFHLTKSSLIDFNRAGTPLIEIVSRPDMKNGQEAEAYVEALRQTLYYLGVSDVKMEEGSMRCDVNISLAPKGSKALGMKNEIKNINSISHIGKAVEYEIQRQSALLDAGEAVHQETRRFDDKTNTTISMRVKEGAVDYKYFPEPNIFPIRLDPKWIEEIQSNLPELPESRKKRYKHDYDLNAHDIHVLIANKEMSDYFETVLPYSDDPKAVCNWLLGEISAWLNKHETSIQEVHLQQQLLAKLVKMIDKGTVSNAQAKKLVDDLMAGKDPEVVAKEKGLVQVSDTSAIQAMVDAVLETNPQAIEDFCNGKDKAVGFLVGQVMKQSRGQANPQMVNGLVKEALEKKRN; from the coding sequence ATGGTATACGATGTTACAATCGGTATTGAAATTCACGTCCAATTAAAGACAAACACAAAGATGTTTTCAGGTGCACCGACTTCTTTTGGTCGCAAAGCCAATACTTGTGTTAATGAAATTGATTTAGGGCATCCAGGAACTTTGCCAGAAGTCAATCAAGAAGCGGTTCATAAAGCGATTCAAGCTTGTACAGCCTTTCATTTAACGATTGATCCATTAGTGAAGTTTGATCGTAAGAATTATTATTATTCGGATTTACCAAAGGGGTATCAGATTACCCAACAGTTTCATCCGATTGGTCGAGATGGTTATGTAGAAATTGAAAGTGATGGTCAAACGAAGAAAATCCGTATTGAACGCATTCATATGGAAGAGGATACAGCTAAGCAGTTCCACTTAACGAAGTCCTCTTTAATTGATTTCAACCGTGCGGGGACACCTTTGATTGAAATTGTATCGAGACCAGATATGAAGAATGGTCAAGAAGCTGAAGCTTATGTTGAGGCACTTCGGCAAACGCTTTATTACTTAGGTGTTTCCGATGTGAAGATGGAAGAAGGTTCCATGCGTTGTGATGTGAATATTTCTTTAGCCCCAAAAGGTTCTAAAGCTCTTGGTATGAAGAATGAAATTAAGAATATTAACTCAATTTCACATATTGGCAAGGCAGTGGAATATGAAATTCAAAGACAATCCGCCTTGCTAGATGCCGGTGAAGCGGTTCATCAAGAAACACGTCGCTTTGATGATAAGACCAATACAACCATCTCGATGCGTGTAAAAGAAGGGGCAGTGGATTATAAATATTTCCCTGAACCTAATATTTTCCCAATTCGTTTGGATCCCAAGTGGATTGAAGAAATTCAATCTAACCTACCAGAATTACCGGAAAGTCGCAAGAAGCGTTACAAGCATGATTATGATTTAAATGCACATGATATTCATGTGTTGATTGCGAATAAAGAAATGTCGGATTATTTTGAAACAGTCTTGCCATACAGTGATGATCCTAAAGCGGTGTGTAACTGGTTGTTAGGGGAGATTTCAGCTTGGTTGAATAAGCATGAAACGAGCATTCAAGAAGTGCATTTACAACAACAATTATTGGCTAAATTAGTGAAGATGATTGATAAGGGAACCGTATCGAATGCCCAAGCGAAGAAACTAGTGGATGATTTGATGGCTGGTAAAGATCCGGAAGTTGTTGCCAAGGAAAAGGGGCTTGTACAGGTATCGGATACAAGTGCTATTCAAGCTATGGTAGATGCGGTTTTAGAAACAAATCCACAAGCAATTGAAGATTTCTGCAATGGAAAAGATAAGGCGGTTGGTTTCTTGGTTGGTCAAGTGATGAAACAATCTCGTGGTCAAGCTAATCCACAAATGGTAAACGGTTTGGTAAAGGAAGCTTTAGAGAAAAAGCGAAACTAG
- a CDS encoding ATP-dependent helicase: MLDIQSLNSQQKTAVLDEHQYLRIIAGAGSGKTRVLTMRIAYLMEEKKVWPHKILAITFTNKAAREMESRVLKMMKEEGTKPTICTIHSLCVRILRQEIEAMGYPKNFTVLDTEDQKAILKEYYKEHSIDKNEISFAHALNYISNNKAENVSVEEANKIADFSSLEKKKVQIYEYYLRRQKELFALDFDDLILWTVRMFDQYDVILQKWQRYFHYILVDEFQDIDRIQYKLIKQLAGKDNSLLVVGDPDQTIYTWRGADVRIIVNFEKDFPDAQTILLTQNYRSTNAILNGANSVIKNNKQRVDKELFTDNQSKEKIYHFSAVSDEYQATWIAQKMKSIRLQTGTYSEIAVLYRANYLSRSLEKALMDERIPYIIYGGLRFFERQVVKDALSYLRLIVSGDDLSLNRILNRPKRGLGSKTLETIATRARELNCSQLEILQKEKLFKGKTQITIDQFVQKVERWHTLQEKKEVKLLTLFERVMDESGYRAFLEAEKDMDNLGHLKSLMEDIQDFERYHPETNLEEYLQSVALYGDREETLENDFVQLMTVHASKGLEFDTVFVSDLNEGVFPSERSLQEGHRGVEEERRLAYVAFTRARKHLYLTDAGGYSFMLQRVKTPSRFIDEIEEDYIEHKGTPKLQTNQESSFYARFNENPTEKRKKWKKGDIIEHAKFGEGVVIQQEGEFVTIAFAYPFGTKRLQASHPSLKVKNLRS, encoded by the coding sequence GTGCTAGATATACAATCCCTAAATTCGCAACAAAAAACAGCCGTGCTAGATGAACATCAGTATCTAAGAATTATTGCCGGAGCAGGTTCTGGAAAAACGCGTGTTTTAACCATGCGTATTGCGTATTTGATGGAAGAAAAGAAAGTTTGGCCGCATAAGATATTGGCGATTACCTTTACGAATAAGGCGGCTAGAGAAATGGAAAGTCGTGTTTTGAAGATGATGAAAGAAGAAGGTACAAAGCCAACCATTTGCACCATTCACTCTTTGTGTGTGCGTATTCTTCGTCAAGAAATTGAAGCAATGGGTTACCCTAAGAACTTCACCGTTTTAGATACGGAAGACCAAAAAGCCATCTTGAAGGAATATTATAAAGAACATTCTATTGATAAAAATGAGATTTCCTTTGCGCATGCTTTGAATTATATTTCCAACAATAAAGCAGAGAATGTTAGCGTGGAAGAAGCGAATAAAATAGCTGATTTTTCTTCATTAGAAAAGAAGAAGGTTCAAATTTATGAGTACTATCTTCGTCGCCAAAAGGAACTGTTCGCATTGGATTTTGATGATTTAATTCTCTGGACCGTTCGTATGTTTGATCAATACGATGTCATCTTACAAAAGTGGCAACGCTATTTCCATTATATTTTAGTGGATGAGTTTCAAGACATTGACCGTATTCAATATAAACTCATTAAACAATTGGCTGGAAAAGACAATTCTTTACTTGTGGTGGGTGATCCTGATCAAACCATTTACACATGGCGTGGAGCTGATGTGCGGATTATTGTAAATTTTGAAAAAGATTTCCCGGATGCACAAACGATTTTATTAACACAAAATTACCGTAGCACGAATGCGATTTTAAATGGGGCTAACTCGGTGATTAAAAATAATAAACAACGCGTGGATAAAGAATTATTTACCGATAATCAATCCAAAGAAAAAATCTACCATTTTTCAGCTGTGAGTGATGAATACCAGGCGACTTGGATTGCTCAAAAAATGAAGTCAATTCGTTTGCAAACAGGGACGTATTCAGAAATTGCGGTTTTATATCGAGCAAATTATTTATCCCGTTCTTTGGAAAAAGCTTTAATGGATGAAAGAATTCCATACATCATCTATGGGGGCTTACGTTTCTTTGAACGCCAGGTTGTTAAGGATGCTTTATCATATTTACGATTGATTGTTAGCGGAGATGATTTATCTTTAAATCGCATTTTAAATCGACCAAAGCGTGGCTTAGGATCAAAAACCTTAGAAACCATTGCTACGCGAGCAAGAGAGTTAAATTGTAGTCAATTAGAAATTTTACAAAAAGAAAAATTATTCAAAGGAAAAACCCAAATTACCATCGACCAATTCGTACAAAAGGTAGAAAGATGGCATACACTACAGGAAAAGAAAGAAGTAAAGCTCTTGACACTTTTTGAGAGGGTGATGGATGAATCGGGCTACCGTGCTTTCTTAGAAGCTGAAAAAGATATGGATAATTTAGGTCACTTGAAATCCTTAATGGAAGATATTCAAGATTTTGAACGGTATCATCCGGAAACTAATTTAGAGGAATACCTACAATCTGTGGCTTTATATGGGGATCGTGAAGAAACCTTAGAAAATGATTTTGTGCAACTTATGACGGTGCATGCTTCAAAGGGATTGGAATTTGATACAGTGTTTGTTTCGGATTTAAATGAAGGTGTTTTCCCATCTGAACGTTCACTTCAAGAGGGTCATCGCGGTGTGGAAGAGGAAAGGCGCTTGGCGTATGTGGCTTTCACAAGAGCGCGTAAACATTTATACCTAACGGATGCGGGGGGTTATTCGTTTATGTTACAAAGAGTGAAAACACCATCCCGTTTTATTGATGAAATTGAGGAAGACTATATTGAGCATAAAGGAACGCCAAAGCTACAAACCAATCAAGAATCTTCTTTCTATGCCCGGTTCAATGAAAACCCAACTGAAAAGAGGAAAAAGTGGAAAAAAGGAGACATCATTGAACACGCTAAGTTTGGAGAGGGTGTTGTCATTCAACAAGAAGGGGAATTCGTCACCATTGCCTTTGCCTATCCTTTTGGTACCAAGCGTTTGCAAGCTTCACATCCATCTTTAAAAGTGAAGAATTTAAGGAGTTAA
- the rlmD gene encoding 23S rRNA (uracil(1939)-C(5))-methyltransferase RlmD: MKKNEEYVVEISGYTTEGFAVAKLDSFVLFIPGLLKGEKARVTLTKVEKTYAFARISEILEKSKERVEPSCSIARLCGGCQLQFMSYKEQLSLKQEMVQSHFLKHHLDLGIIQEILPSPKQERYRNKVQVPIQEKDNLAQFGFYRKHSHDVVVYEDCKVETEESNQITHFVRDFLNQHHLADNFRYLFIRHVHRRDELMVMPIVRKYPFVEARELGEALVKKFSNITSFSYLLNPKETNVILDGPIFEVIGPLFLQESLLGMEFQLSAKAFFQVNPYATEILYTKALELADILSEDTVVDLYCGFRVIIMIQANSSVKSKVLKLLPKLKTEETDSLCVA; this comes from the coding sequence ATGAAAAAGAATGAAGAGTATGTGGTTGAAATTAGTGGTTATACAACAGAAGGTTTTGCGGTAGCGAAACTGGATTCTTTTGTGTTGTTTATTCCCGGACTTTTAAAGGGTGAAAAGGCTAGAGTGACCTTGACCAAGGTCGAGAAAACTTATGCGTTTGCTCGGATTTCAGAAATCTTGGAAAAATCGAAGGAAAGAGTGGAGCCAAGTTGTTCCATTGCTCGTTTGTGTGGTGGTTGTCAACTGCAATTTATGTCTTATAAGGAACAGCTTTCTTTGAAACAAGAGATGGTACAAAGTCATTTTTTAAAGCACCATTTGGACTTAGGAATTATTCAAGAAATTTTACCCTCACCAAAGCAAGAGAGATACCGCAATAAAGTTCAGGTTCCTATTCAGGAAAAAGATAATCTAGCACAATTTGGTTTTTATCGGAAACATTCACATGACGTGGTTGTGTATGAAGATTGCAAGGTAGAAACAGAAGAGTCAAATCAAATTACACATTTTGTAAGAGATTTTTTAAATCAACATCATTTGGCAGATAATTTTCGGTATTTGTTTATCCGTCATGTGCATCGTAGAGATGAATTGATGGTGATGCCGATTGTACGCAAGTATCCTTTTGTTGAGGCAAGGGAACTAGGTGAAGCGTTGGTGAAAAAATTTTCAAACATTACTTCTTTTTCGTATTTATTAAATCCTAAGGAAACAAATGTCATTTTGGACGGACCTATTTTTGAAGTGATTGGTCCTTTATTCTTACAGGAATCTTTATTGGGAATGGAGTTTCAATTATCAGCTAAGGCTTTCTTTCAGGTAAATCCTTATGCGACGGAAATTTTATATACGAAGGCTTTGGAGTTGGCGGATATTTTAAGTGAAGATACGGTTGTGGATTTGTATTGTGGGTTTCGTGTCATAATAATGATACAGGCAAATAGTTCAGTAAAATCAAAGGTTTTGAAGCTTCTACCAAAGTTAAAAACTGAAGAAACTGATAGTTTATGTGTTGCTTAG
- a CDS encoding CD1845 family protein — MRWILKIILFPISLVLSILTAFLTFLLGIGTALMYIVMVFCIFGALASFIQGEVGIGISGLVIGFLFSPYGLPMIGATVIAFIELINDKIKAV; from the coding sequence ATGCGATGGATATTAAAAATTATATTATTTCCGATTAGTCTTGTTTTATCAATTCTGACTGCTTTTCTGACATTCTTACTTGGTATAGGAACAGCATTAATGTATATCGTTATGGTGTTCTGCATATTTGGGGCGTTAGCTTCTTTTATTCAAGGAGAAGTTGGGATAGGTATATCGGGCTTGGTTATCGGCTTTCTATTTAGTCCTTATGGACTTCCGATGATAGGAGCAACTGTGATAGCATTTATTGAATTGATAAATGATAAGATTAAAGCAGTGTAA
- the ligA gene encoding NAD-dependent DNA ligase LigA, protein MLEREKMQSLVQQLNKASDAYYNGRQEILSDQEWDCLFDELKKLEEKTGIILEDSPTQKVSADEIVGQKEAHEFPALSLAKTKSIGELVKWANHLPIWMSWKLDGLTLVVTYEKGKLLKVVTRGDGHIGTNITHLVDGLYGIAKEIRYKGRLIVRGEALISYADFEEYIRETGENYANPRNLASGSLSLKKASEVLERKIHFRPFTLVYCEKEMNSWGERMAFLEALGFDVVEHILIEKPNEESVQMVLNQFSEEVKNHKNPYPVDGLVIAYDDIVYASSGSVTGHHATRAGLAFKWADQSKISKLVRIEWSNAISTITPVAIFEPVELEGTTVQRASLVNISECERLGIGSSGTEVEVIKANMIIPKVISVVKKVGEFDIPKLCPVCQQATKIHISEVSETKSLKCTNSSCPAKALKKYVRFVSKQGMDIDGISEATLSTFIAQGWIKNYGDIYRLKDRKEEIAQLEGFGEKSAENILASLEKAKTVRADKFLFALSISLVGIDVASRLLHVYPLKELISLAREKEGDFFSHIDGIGPQKSEAFVRWMKEEDKQKELEDLFSFLQVEDLPAIHHDSDLNGLTFVVTGDVQQFKNRNELKEWISARGGRVASAVSGSTDFLINNDVESSSSKNMKAKALGIPILSEMDFITRFIDK, encoded by the coding sequence ATGCTTGAAAGAGAAAAAATGCAATCATTAGTTCAACAACTAAATAAAGCCTCCGATGCTTATTACAATGGCAGGCAAGAAATTCTTAGTGATCAAGAATGGGATTGTTTATTTGATGAATTAAAAAAATTGGAAGAAAAGACAGGCATTATTTTAGAAGATTCTCCAACTCAAAAAGTGTCTGCGGATGAAATTGTTGGTCAAAAAGAAGCACATGAATTTCCGGCTTTGTCATTAGCGAAAACGAAAAGTATAGGTGAATTAGTTAAATGGGCGAATCATCTTCCTATTTGGATGTCTTGGAAGTTAGATGGTTTAACTTTAGTGGTGACTTATGAAAAAGGCAAGCTTTTGAAGGTTGTTACGCGTGGAGATGGGCATATTGGAACGAATATCACACATTTAGTGGATGGTTTATACGGCATTGCTAAGGAAATACGTTATAAAGGTCGCTTGATTGTTCGTGGAGAAGCTTTAATCTCTTATGCGGATTTTGAAGAGTATATTAGAGAAACCGGTGAAAATTACGCCAATCCACGAAACTTAGCTTCGGGTTCTTTAAGTTTAAAGAAAGCCTCAGAGGTCTTGGAAAGAAAAATTCATTTCCGCCCCTTCACCTTGGTTTATTGTGAAAAAGAAATGAATTCTTGGGGTGAAAGAATGGCTTTTTTAGAAGCACTTGGCTTTGATGTGGTGGAACATATTTTGATTGAAAAACCAAATGAAGAAAGTGTGCAGATGGTTTTAAATCAGTTTAGTGAAGAGGTTAAAAATCATAAAAATCCTTATCCTGTTGATGGCTTGGTGATTGCTTATGATGATATTGTCTATGCAAGCAGTGGCAGTGTGACAGGTCACCATGCGACAAGGGCTGGACTGGCTTTTAAGTGGGCAGACCAATCCAAAATTTCAAAATTAGTTCGCATAGAATGGTCAAACGCAATTTCAACCATTACACCCGTAGCTATCTTTGAACCAGTAGAACTCGAAGGAACAACTGTTCAAAGAGCTTCATTAGTGAATATTTCAGAATGTGAACGATTAGGTATTGGCTCTAGTGGAACAGAAGTGGAAGTCATCAAAGCCAATATGATTATTCCAAAGGTGATTTCAGTTGTGAAAAAAGTGGGTGAATTTGACATTCCTAAACTTTGCCCGGTTTGTCAACAGGCAACGAAGATTCATATTTCCGAAGTATCTGAAACGAAAAGCCTTAAATGTACCAATTCATCTTGCCCAGCAAAAGCTTTGAAGAAATACGTTCGTTTCGTCTCGAAACAAGGTATGGATATAGATGGAATTTCAGAAGCGACTTTATCAACTTTCATTGCCCAAGGCTGGATTAAAAATTATGGAGATATTTATCGCTTAAAAGATAGAAAAGAAGAAATTGCTCAGTTAGAGGGCTTTGGTGAAAAATCAGCCGAGAATATTCTAGCCTCTTTAGAAAAAGCGAAAACCGTTCGTGCGGATAAGTTTTTGTTTGCCTTATCAATTTCTTTGGTAGGAATTGATGTAGCGAGTCGTTTACTACATGTTTATCCATTGAAAGAACTGATTTCTTTAGCTAGAGAAAAAGAAGGGGATTTTTTCTCTCACATTGATGGCATTGGTCCACAAAAATCAGAAGCCTTTGTGCGTTGGATGAAAGAAGAAGATAAGCAAAAGGAATTAGAGGATTTGTTTTCTTTTTTACAAGTGGAAGACTTACCGGCTATCCATCATGATAGTGATTTAAATGGGTTAACCTTTGTGGTGACGGGAGATGTGCAACAGTTTAAAAATCGTAATGAATTAAAAGAATGGATTAGTGCAAGAGGCGGAAGGGTAGCTTCAGCCGTCAGCGGTTCAACGGACTTTTTAATTAACAACGATGTTGAGAGTTCTTCTTCTAAGAATATGAAGGCGAAAGCCCTTGGAATTCCAATTTTAAGTGAAATGGACTTTATAACTAGATTCATTGATAAATAG
- a CDS encoding GNAT family N-acetyltransferase — MLETSRLTLRPWKESDAESLYKYASHPDVGPIAGWAVHTSVENSREIIQSVLSAPETFAVVLKKSGEPVGSIGLMLGKASNIGLPDSEGEIGYWIGVPYWGQGLIPEAVKELMRYSFENLKLNRIWCGYFDGNEKSKRVQEKCGFHYHHTAYNVPCAIEGVMRTEHITCLSKEEWQSVG; from the coding sequence ATACTTGAAACGAGTAGATTGACCCTCAGACCGTGGAAAGAGAGCGATGCTGAGAGCTTATATAAATATGCAAGCCATCCTGATGTGGGACCAATTGCGGGATGGGCGGTTCATACAAGTGTAGAGAATAGCCGTGAAATAATCCAGAGTGTTCTATCGGCACCAGAAACCTTTGCTGTAGTATTAAAAAAATCCGGCGAACCTGTTGGCAGCATCGGGCTTATGCTTGGCAAAGCAAGTAATATTGGTCTTCCCGATTCAGAAGGTGAAATCGGCTACTGGATCGGAGTTCCGTATTGGGGACAAGGGTTGATACCGGAAGCGGTCAAGGAGTTAATGCGGTATAGTTTTGAAAACCTGAAACTTAATAGAATATGGTGTGGTTACTTTGATGGAAATGAAAAGTCAAAGCGTGTTCAGGAAAAGTGTGGTTTTCATTACCATCATACCGCTTATAATGTACCCTGTGCCATTGAGGGGGTAATGCGAACAGAACACATTACCTGCCTTTCTAAAGAAGAATGGCAATCAGTCGGATAA
- a CDS encoding aspartyl/glutamyl-tRNA amidotransferase subunit C: protein MSENRNRQYFKSLAEQLMFQLSDEEADGLSEDFKILDKQLALLDKIDTSHTEEMIYPLDVETSFLRKDEVTHVISQEEAVANVTKKVEGHFVLPKVVK, encoded by the coding sequence ATGAGCGAAAATAGAAATCGTCAATACTTTAAATCTTTAGCAGAACAATTGATGTTTCAATTAAGTGATGAAGAAGCGGACGGTTTATCTGAGGACTTTAAAATCTTAGATAAACAATTAGCTTTATTAGATAAAATTGACACGAGTCATACAGAAGAAATGATTTATCCTTTGGATGTCGAAACAAGCTTCTTAAGAAAAGATGAAGTAACGCATGTGATTAGTCAAGAAGAAGCAGTAGCGAATGTTACCAAGAAGGTGGAAGGGCATTTTGTGCTTCCTAAGGTGGTGAAATAA
- a CDS encoding amidase family protein: protein MAYSKEQVLEAYEKAKASQEKLNAVITFVNPTEQLGNLGNEGKLLSMPIAVKDNVNTKGVRTTAGSRILENYVPIYDATIMKKLNQAGAITIAKTSMDELAMGGTNLSSFIGPAHNPWDESRITGGSSGGSAALVAAGVVPMAIGSDTGDSVRKPASYCGVVGVKPTYGRISRYGVIPYASSLDHVGYFTGNIADAALTLEVLSGRDEKDMTSGFEAVEEYSSYVGKDIQAKKIGILGNVYHHIQDKRINELFDKVVSGLKEKGAIVEMIELDEKLMAAIYPSYMIIANCEATSNHSNLDGIRFGNRKEGEHMEEIMVNTRTEGFGEKIRKRFVVGSYGLQADNQERVFRKAQKVRRQIVDMWRKAFQEYDAIIAPAAGTIAPKIDEVDAIDPLSDTYLISENYMAIANFAGTPSITQPMGFVDGMPAGINLNTDIWQEGTMFQIGEVIEEITGLKDNHAEVK from the coding sequence ATGGCATATTCAAAAGAACAGGTTTTAGAAGCCTATGAAAAAGCGAAGGCTTCACAAGAAAAATTGAATGCAGTTATTACCTTTGTGAATCCGACTGAACAATTAGGAAATTTGGGGAATGAAGGTAAGCTATTATCAATGCCGATTGCAGTGAAGGATAATGTGAATACAAAAGGAGTTCGTACTACAGCAGGTTCGCGCATTTTAGAAAACTATGTACCAATTTATGATGCGACCATTATGAAAAAGCTAAATCAAGCCGGTGCAATTACGATTGCGAAAACATCCATGGATGAATTAGCGATGGGTGGTACCAACTTAAGTTCTTTTATTGGTCCGGCTCATAATCCTTGGGATGAAAGTCGTATTACAGGTGGTTCATCAGGTGGTTCAGCCGCTTTAGTGGCGGCAGGTGTTGTGCCGATGGCGATTGGTTCTGATACAGGTGATTCGGTTCGCAAACCGGCTTCGTATTGTGGTGTGGTTGGTGTAAAGCCAACGTATGGTCGTATTAGCCGTTATGGTGTTATTCCTTACGCCTCTTCATTAGACCATGTTGGTTATTTTACAGGGAATATTGCAGATGCGGCTTTAACCCTTGAAGTATTAAGTGGTCGTGATGAAAAAGATATGACTTCTGGTTTTGAAGCTGTGGAAGAATATTCTTCTTATGTGGGTAAGGATATTCAAGCTAAAAAAATAGGGATTTTAGGCAATGTTTATCATCATATTCAAGATAAACGTATCAATGAATTGTTTGATAAAGTTGTATCCGGTTTAAAGGAAAAAGGTGCGATTGTTGAAATGATTGAATTGGATGAAAAACTTATGGCGGCGATTTATCCAAGTTATATGATTATTGCAAACTGTGAAGCAACCTCCAATCACTCCAACTTAGATGGTATCCGTTTTGGTAATCGTAAAGAAGGTGAACACATGGAAGAAATCATGGTGAACACAAGAACAGAGGGCTTTGGTGAAAAAATTCGTAAGCGTTTTGTGGTGGGTTCGTATGGGCTTCAGGCGGATAACCAAGAACGTGTTTTCCGTAAGGCACAAAAGGTTCGTCGTCAAATTGTGGATATGTGGCGAAAGGCATTCCAAGAATACGATGCGATTATTGCCCCGGCAGCGGGAACGATCGCTCCTAAGATTGATGAAGTGGATGCGATTGATCCCTTATCCGATACTTACTTAATTTCAGAAAACTACATGGCTATTGCTAATTTTGCAGGTACACCATCCATAACACAACCAATGGGCTTTGTGGATGGAATGCCGGCGGGTATTAACTTAAATACAGATATTTGGCAAGAAGGAACAATGTTCCAGATTGGTGAAGTGATTGAGGAAATCACAGGTCTAAAAGACAATCATGCGGAGGTGAAATAA
- a CDS encoding replication initiator protein A codes for MEFDYFYNRDGDSFSYYMLPKIIVTDERFKNLSSDAKILYSCLLERTSLSFRNKWLDEENRVYIIFTVEEIMEILGRSNKTAVKILNELDSTSGGIGLIERKKRGLGKPNIIYVKDFMSVFRCECKNYTSEVKNLHLRSVETTPQEMKNVHGSNPNRNNTEYSNPDMSLGKAAYGTFQNVFLTEDEVIDLKEILQSLFDNYIERLSNYIQSTGKIYKDHKATILSWFYKDWGSVKQTNKAKSYSLEDYEMGDYL; via the coding sequence GTGGAATTTGATTATTTTTATAACCGTGACGGAGACAGTTTCAGCTACTATATGCTACCGAAAATTATAGTAACTGATGAAAGGTTTAAGAATTTATCCTCGGACGCAAAGATTTTGTATTCTTGCCTTTTGGAGCGAACAAGTCTGTCATTTAGGAATAAATGGCTCGATGAAGAAAACAGAGTATATATCATCTTCACTGTGGAAGAGATTATGGAGATTTTAGGAAGATCCAATAAGACCGCAGTCAAAATCCTTAATGAGCTTGACAGCACCTCGGGAGGTATAGGGCTTATCGAAAGAAAGAAGCGAGGTCTTGGAAAGCCCAATATCATCTATGTTAAAGACTTTATGAGCGTATTTCGCTGTGAGTGTAAAAATTATACTTCAGAAGTGAAGAATTTACACTTAAGAAGTGTAGAAACTACACCTCAAGAAATGAAGAATGTACACGGAAGTAATCCTAATAGAAATAATACTGAATATAGTAATCCTGATATGAGTTTAGGAAAAGCTGCCTATGGGACATTTCAAAATGTCTTTTTAACAGAGGATGAAGTAATAGACCTAAAAGAGATACTGCAAAGTCTTTTTGATAATTACATTGAAAGGCTTTCAAACTACATTCAAAGCACAGGAAAGATTTACAAAGACCACAAAGCAACTATTCTTTCATGGTTCTATAAAGACTGGGGAAGTGTTAAGCAAACAAATAAAGCTAAGTCATACAGCTTAGAAGATTATGAGATGGGAGATTATTTATGA